TGTCTTAATCCCTAGTCCTATTCATGTTGCTTCCGCTGCACCTACAATTTACCAACCTCAAGTAGAAGCTCATAATGAACCATATGGTGAGGAAGTAGAAGATTTTCCACCTATTGGTCCTGAAGAAGTTGTTTTAAGAAGAACTCAAATAATGCATAGACCTGCAATACCGAATGATTATGTGGTTTATCTTCAGGAACGTGAGTATGACATTGAAGATGTGTTAGATCCCGTCACTTATCAAGAAGCAATTACTAGTCCTCAAAATGATCTATGGATGGAGGCTATGAATGATGAAATGAATTCCATGTACAGGAATGAGGAATGGGACTTAGTGGAATTGCCTAAAGGATgtaaacccattggttgcaaatggGTGTTTAAGACAAAGTGTGATTCAAATGTTCAAGTGGAAAGGTATAAAACTAGACTTGTGGCAAAAGGTCATAGCCAAAGAGAAAGTGTTGATTATAAAGAAATTTTTTCACCAGTTTTCACTAAAGATTCTTTTAGGATTATCATGGAAATTGTGGCTCATTTTGATTTAGAACTTCATTAGATGAATATGAAAGATGCTTTCTTGAAAGGATAATTGAATGAGGATGTGTATATGACTCAACCAGATGGCTTTAAGGTGACTGGGAAAGAAAATATGGTGTGTATGCTTCAAAAGTCCATTTATGGGTTGAAACAAGCTTCAAGACAATGATATTTAAAGTTCCACAAAGTTGTCAGCGCTAGTGGGTTCAAGGAGAATATTGTTGATCAATGCATATATATGAGAATGAGTGGGATTAGTTACATTTTTCTAGtattatatgttgatgacattctgCTCGCATCTAATGACACCAATCTTTTGTTTGAAACAAAGAATTTAttgtttagccattttgatatgaaggatcttggagaaGCCTCGTATGTTTTAGGTATTCAGATTCTTCGTGACAGGGCTAATGGTGTTGTGAGACTATCCCAAAGAACATATATTGGCCGAGTACTGGAAAGGTTCAATATGCAATCATGTTCTCCTATGAAAGCTCCTATTGTGAAGGGTGATAAGTTTTTTAAAGATCAGTGTCTTTGAAACAATGAATAAAGAACTCATATGAATTTCGTCCCATATGCATCTGTTGTAGGCAGcctgatgtatgctcaagtttgtACACGCCTTGATACAACCTTTGTAGTTGGCGTGTTGGATAAATACTTGAGTGATCCGAGACTGAGCCATTGGAAAAcggctaagaaagtcatgaggtatcttcagggtaccaaGGATCTTATGTTGACATATCGACGATCTAAGCTTCTTAATTTGGTTGGATTTTGTGATGCCGATCATGCAGGCTGTGTGGATGATAAAAAGTCCCTTcttgttacatttccatgatggcTGAAGGAGCTATTTCgtggaaaagtgtcaagcagacactTATAGCTACTTCGTCAATGCATGCAAAAGTCATGGCATGTTATGAGTGTACTTGTCATGCAGCTTGGTTGCGATAATTCATTTCAGCTTTGGGAGTTATATACTCCATTTCTTGAGCGCTGAAGATGTATTGTGACAATGTTGCAGCTGAGTCTTTTCCCATTAACACTGGGAGCACTACTCGTTCTAAGCATATGGAAATCAAGTTTTATTTTGTTAAAGAACAAGTTGTAGAATCCCTCATTACAATAGAACACACATGCCTTCAACCAATATGTTAGCGGATTCACTAATTAAGGGTTTGCCTATTTGTGTGTTTCCAGAACACGTATTTCATCTGGGATTGTTCAGATCTTAGACCCTTTTGTGTTAGTGATAGCTAATTTTATGTTTGATTGTTTGTGATAAACATGTTGGTGTTTTTGTAATGATTGCTTGTAATTTTACTTTATACATTACACGCACAATGTATGTATTTTGGTCACTATATTTACCATTATGCCTTGGTTGCATTTTTTTGCTTGGTTAAGTGACAATTCAATGAGATATGTTCTGTCTTTCTATCTCTATTGTTATTGAATacattatttttgttatggttgttATCTTTTGTGAATCTTGTAAGCCTTGATCGTTAAAATATGTATATCCTGTTGATATGATATTTTACATTATTGTTTCGACTTTGTGTTGACTTATAGATATTCATTATACAATGtgatgtttgttttgttttgttttgtttatacTGTCCAAGTAAAATAATTGTTGGAAATAAATTATGTGGACTAGTATAAATACATCACTTTATTGTTAAACAACCATATATGTTTAAGCATGATAATGGTATTATTggagaccataatgggatggtgctatttttttaaatatataggTAGTTTTTTTGGACACACACTACAAAACTATGTGACCAGCCCATTGGGTTTACATACCCTCTTTTGATCCAACACTCAATGCCCAATAACCATATTAATTCATTTCTCTATATTTGGTATATGTCTAATATatactatattttttttaagggTTATGGTTAGGGGTTCTGAAATTCACTGAGTGTATTGAGATAGAGTTTTATTGAGTGCAGTAGTGTGATGCTGCAAAATAGACTATCTCTACTTCATCTTCTAATTATTGTTCTTGGTTATTGATAGGGTTAAGATGACAATTGCTCAAGCTCCACATAATGGTGGAGGTGTGTATTACTAACTCATCTCTAAATTTTCGTATACCTAAAAAACTAAATACATGTTGTTTTATTAAGGTTGTTTTATGTTGAATTCTCTGAATAATTTATTGTTTGTTCATCTATTTTTATCATGTATGGGATGGTCGACGATggatgaagaagaagaggaactgtatttttgtaattactctACCTATCGTATATTTCAAAAGGAATTTCAATTTGGGAAAACATATTTTTGTAATTCTTCTACTATCGTATACTTCAAAAAGAATTTCAATTTGGGGTGGGTAAGTGTAATTTTGTTTCTATCTTTCAATAtgtttaaatcaaaataaaaagtttgactccaaaaattaaattattaattgaTAAGATTAGTTTAAGTATCGTTCttcaaaataaatacaattataATTTTTAGCCTTTCCAACTGAGCAATACACCAACATTCTATCTACTTTTCAGATGATATGTAACATAATGGTGTTTGTTCATAAATGTTTAAATTCTTAGATGTTTGCAATGCAAAACAATTATTTCGGAGGCCAAAAAAGAATCGATAGTTCTcggataaataaagaaaattaaaagatGGCTTCTAATTATTATATCTATCAGAGTAACAACCTAAATATCACATTGATCAGTTTGTGCTAGATATATGGAACAGTTAATTAGGATTGTAAGATCTTTTATTTGAGTAATTaagaaatgaaaaataaaagaatagaaaaagtgtGTTCTAACTCGAGGGTTAACGAAGTGATTACTTCTCAAAAGTATAGAGATAAAGCAGGAATAAGAAACTCGCATGTATAACTTAGCTTCACAAAAGACAAAAGAAATTACAAATAATGAGATGCAGTCTTAAAGGGATTAATAACGGCAAAAGTGCATCCAAAGTTAATTATTGCATGTATtcatatattgtttttatattgtttttatattattattattattattattattatatatgcaTGGTGTTTCTTTAAGCTTTTCTTTTCTCTCCGCTTACACAATCTAATGGAAtgttttgataataataaatatgCAAAGTACTAACCAAGAAAAAGTTCATCAGACAGAAAAGGTATAACAATAAACTAATTAGGATGTTCTTACTACTTTAGACTAACTTTAGTATTACATCTCCTGGAGTACCTCAGCAGATTCATATCACGAACACCTCAAATCTGAATCCATATTTGCACCGAATAAATGGATTAGACAAGAATTATATCAATATATCATATCCAACACTAGACCGAACCTAGTTTGTTCCTAATACTAAGTAGCAGAAACGAATGTTATTTTTTAAGTACCaacaaaaacccagaaaaaaataaagacaaaagagaatgagagaaaatgaCAAATAGTACAGTGTGAAAAAACACTACTTAAGAGTTGAAAGAAGAAactaaaaaacaaaaagagagagagagagagagagaaaaaaaagagtTCATTTTCATCTTTGTTCCTTTTTAATTAGCTAGGCAGATGGAGGATTTTTCTTGGCTAGATTGTGTTTATTGTTGTGCATCCAAACCTTAAGAACTCTCCTCTTGACTCCAATCTCTTGGCAGAACTGTTGGACTACAGACTCTTCTTGCTTCTGAATTTTCCATCCAACTTTCTCAGCAAAGTTAAGCATTTTGTCCTTCTGTTCTTGAGTGAACTTTGTCCTGAATCTTTTTTTGGCCAACTGTGGAGGCCTGTAGGCCACAGACccaccacctccaccaccaccaccaccattacCACCGACATCTTCTTGCTCATCAGACTCTGAAGGGAGGGACCCGGCCATGTTGTAGGACATGATCATATGATGGGGCATTGGGCCTGTTCTTGAAGGTATGAAAGTACCTGTGGCTGTAGGGTAACCTAATGAATCAGGGCCCAACATACCCTTGTGAGGGCCTAAGATGAATTTCCTCCCAGCAGCCATTCTACTGAGATGTGGGGAATTAGTGTTATGGTGGAACTGATCATAAGGGGTAGGCTCACCTTCTACTTCTTTCCTGTGGAAATTTCTGTGGCAATTGCAGGCTGAGCACTTGAGAGCTTCAATGGTTCCTTCTTCTCCACTTGGCATGAACTCACCACAGCCATCAGTGGCATTAGCTCCCATAGCAGCTGCATGGTTCTTGAGGCACTCTCTGTACTTGACACCTTTCTTATTATTATTGTAGGGCACATGGTCCTCCAGGCTTGTGGGGATGGAGGAGCCATTATTGGAAGGGATTTGGGGTACTGCTGAGGAAGGAATTATGTG
The genomic region above belongs to Humulus lupulus chromosome 1, drHumLupu1.1, whole genome shotgun sequence and contains:
- the LOC133800839 gene encoding zinc-finger homeodomain protein 4, which produces MELSSHQGDIPIPLNSSPYGDGGHGHLIHHDPSPHNHIIPSSAVPQIPSNNGSSIPTSLEDHVPYNNNKKGVKYRECLKNHAAAMGANATDGCGEFMPSGEEGTIEALKCSACNCHRNFHRKEVEGEPTPYDQFHHNTNSPHLSRMAAGRKFILGPHKGMLGPDSLGYPTATGTFIPSRTGPMPHHMIMSYNMAGSLPSESDEQEDVGGNGGGGGGGGGSVAYRPPQLAKKRFRTKFTQEQKDKMLNFAEKVGWKIQKQEESVVQQFCQEIGVKRRVLKVWMHNNKHNLAKKNPPSA